A single window of Salvia splendens isolate huo1 chromosome 8, SspV2, whole genome shotgun sequence DNA harbors:
- the LOC121743908 gene encoding alkane hydroxylase MAH1-like, giving the protein MDIHDYYNHQYFLFLFLFLFLLLLVYLFRLADRRGKKPCEPTNWPVLGMLPAIILNLHRAHDYLTQILNDCGGTYLFKGPSLCNIDMLFTSDPANIHHVLSRNFSNYPKGPEFRIIFDILGDGIFSADFELWEIHRKTTLALLTHAGFNARLESTVWGKVETGLFPVLDHFCGGMGLDLDLQDVFQRFTFDNICKLVLDHDPCSLRVDMPYLPCEKAFSDVAEPLLHRHVTPRGVWKLLRLLNVGSERKLLKCSRAFTEFIYPHLNSGGGGASMLRAFERVYREEEMGSTDGLRDFLKDTSLNLMFAGRDTTSTCLTWLFWLIAQNPVSERKILEEIEDEFGKKCFTTQDSQKLVYLHGALCESLRLFPPVALEHKAPVSPDVLPSGHYLPRNGKLIISFYSVGRMESVWGQDCLEFKPERWITRKGGVRHEASYKFPAFNAGPRTCLGKEMAFVQMKMVAAAIIYHYHVELVEGHPVVPRDSIILQAKHGLKVTLSKRNS; this is encoded by the coding sequence ATGGACATTCATGATTACTACAATCACCAatacttcctcttcctcttcctcttcctcttcctcctcctcctcgtctaCCTCTTCCGCCTAGCCGACAGGCGAGGGAAGAAACCGTGTGAGCCGACCAACTGGCCGGTCCTCGGCATGCTCCCCGCCATCATCCTCAACCTCCACCGCGCCCACGACTACCTCACTCAGATCCTTAACGACTGCGGCGGCACCTACTTGTTTAAGGGGCCTTCGCTGTGCAACATCGACATGCTCTTCACCTCCGACCCCGCCAACATCCACCACGTTTTGAGTAGAAACTTCTCCAATTATCCAAAGGGCCCCGAGTTCCGCATCATCTTCGACATCCTCGGCGACGGCATCTTCAGCGCCGACTTCGAGCTCTGGGAGATTCACCGCAAAACCACGCTGGCCCTGCTCACGCACGCCGGCTTCAACGCCCGCCTCGAGAGCACCGTCTGGGGCAAGGTGGAGACCGGCCTTTTCCCTGTTCTTGATCACTTCTGCGGTGGAATGGGGTTGGATTTGGATTTGCAGGATGTTTTCCAGCGATTCACTTTCGATAACATTTGCAAGCTTGTGCTGGATCACGATCCCTGCAGCTTGCGCGTCGACATGCCTTACCTCCCCTGCGAGAAGGCCTTCAGTGACGTGGCGGAGCCGCTGCTGCACCGCCACGTCACCCCGCGGGGCGTGTGGAAGCTTCTGAGACTGCTGAACGTCGGCTCCGAAAGGAAGCTTTTGAAATGTTCCAGAGCTTTTACTGAGTTCATCTACCCGCACTTGaacagcggcggcggcggcgcgtcTATGCTGAGAGCGTTCGAGCGTGTTTACAGAGAGGAGGAGATGGGGTCCACGGATGGGCTGAGGGACTTCCTGAAGGACACCTCGCTGAACCTGATGTTCGCAGGGAGGGACACGACGAGCACGTGCCTCACGTGGCTGTTCTGGCTCATCGCGCAGAATCCGGTTTCCGAGAGGAAGATTCTAGAAGAAATAGAGGACGAGTTTGGTAAGAAGTGTTTCACCACGCAGGACTCGCAGAAGCTGGTGTACCTGCACGGAGCGCTCTGCGAGTCGCTGAGGCTGTTTCCGCCGGTGGCGCTGGAGCACAAGGCGCCCGTGTCGCCTGACGTTCTACCGAGCGGGCATTACCTCCCGCGCAACGGGAAGCTCATCATATCGTTTTATTCGGTGGGGAGAATGGAGAGTGTTTGGGGGCAGGACTGCTTGGAATTCAAGCCGGAGAGGTGGATCACGAGGAAAGGAGGGGTGAGGCACGAGGCGTCTTACAAGTTTCCGGCGTTCAACGCGGGGCCAAGGACGTGCCTGGGGAAGGAGATGGCGTTCGTACAGATGAAGATGGTGGCGGCGGCTATTATTTACCATTACCATGTTGAACTAGTTGAGGGACATCCAGTTGTTCCTCGCGACTCCATCATACTTCAAGCCAAGCACGGACTCAAGGTGACCTTGTCTAAAAGAAATTCATAG